A single genomic interval of Lathyrus oleraceus cultivar Zhongwan6 chromosome 7, CAAS_Psat_ZW6_1.0, whole genome shotgun sequence harbors:
- the LOC127100887 gene encoding probable WRKY transcription factor 40, with translation MDFSSYINTSLDLNIIPYRPHQQIPKKEVETNFFSLGMANFSVKDESVDELEEELKRVTAENKKLVEMLSVVCENYNSLRSHLMEYMSRNPEKELSTSSKKRKSESSNNNNSNLIGVNNGNSESSSTDEESCKKPREQEIVKAKISRAYVRTEASDTGLIMKDGYHWRKYGQKVTRDNPCPRAYFKCSFAPSCPVKKKVQRSVDDQSMLVATYEGEHNHPQPAPLESNSGSTRSASLSSIPCLASPISSAPKVVTLDLTNSKTSKDSKSNEPRKDSPKVPKNLVEQMATSLTTDPNFRAALVAAISGRLMHNN, from the exons ATGGATTTTTCATCATATATCAACACTTCCTTGGATCTCAACATCATCCCTTATAGACCTCATCAACAAATTCCA AAGAAGGAGGTGGaaacaaactttttctccttgGGGATGGCCAACTTTTCTGTCAAAGATGAG TCCGTTGATGAATTGGAAGAGGAACTGAAAAGGGTGACAGCAGAAAACAAGAAATTGGTGGAAATGCTGTCGGTGGTTTGTGAAAACTACAACTCTTTGAGAAGCCATTTGATGGAATATATGAGTAGAAATCCTGAGAAGGAACTTAGTACATCGTCGAAGAAAAGAAAATCCGAAAGCAGCAATAATAATAACAGTAATTTGATTGGAGTTAACAATGGAAACTCTGAAAGTAGTTCTACCGATGAAGAATCGTGTAAGAAACCGAGGGAACAAGAAATTGTTAAAGCCAAAATTTCAAGAGCTTATGTTAGGACTGAAGCATCAGATACCGGACTT ATTATGAAGGATGGATACCATTGGAGGAAATATGGACAAAAGGTGACTAGAGATAACCCTTGTCCAAGAGCTTATTTCAAATGCTCTTTTGCTCCAAGTTGCCCTGTCAAAAAGAAG GTGCAAAGAAGTGTGGATGATCAATCTATGCTTGTTGCTACTTATGAAGGGGAGCACAATCATCCTCAACCAGCTCCATTGGAGTCAAACTCCGGTTCCACCCGTAGCGCGAGCCTTAGTTCGATACCTTGTTTAGCGTCTCCAATCTCATCAGCACCAAAAGTTGTTACACTTGACTTAACAAATTCTAAGACTAGTAAAGATTCCAAGAGTAATGAACCAAGGAAAGATTCACCAAAAGTACCAAAGAATTTGGTGGAACAAATGGCTACTTCTTTGACAACTGATCCAAATTTTAGAGCAGCACTTGTTGCAGCCATATCAGGAAGATTGATGCACAATAATTAA
- the LOC127100886 gene encoding uncharacterized protein LOC127100886: MSGPPRVRSMNVTVGDSDSRPVLVPAGNKVRPVKTVKKPAPETEKKSSEKVMNSQCELVTPVVSKRRENHLLVGMRSMSMNASCSSDASSTGSSTYSSGASSSGKMARRGRKKQVGLKVEKVSIDAVAVPVEVDSSVGLEGKKRCAWVTPNTEPCYIAFHDEEWGVPVHDDKKLFELLSFSGALAELSWPTILGKRQLFREVFLDFDPCAVSRMNEKKTVVPGSPASSLLSELRLRSIIENARQMCKVTEEFGSFDNYIWNFVNNKSIVNQFRYPRQVPAKSPKAEFVSKDLVKRGFRSVGPTVIYTFMQVAGLTNDHLISCFRFKECIFSKAEAEDKEISSLNSKVKEKANEDPTNVGLMLAVNKLSFSS, encoded by the exons ATGTCGGGTCCACCGAGAGTTCGATCCATGAATGTGACTGTTGGAGATTCTGATTCCCGGCCTGTACTTGTCCCTGCCGGGAACAAGGTTCGCCCGGTCAAGACAGTGAAGAAACCGGCGCCGGAAACGGAGAAGAAGTCCTCAGAGAAAGTTATGAACTCGCAATGTGAGTTGGTTACTCCGGTTGTTTCGAAGCGGAGGGAGAATCATCTATTAGTAGGGATGAGAAGCATGTCAATGAATGCTTCGTGCTCGTCGGATGCTTCATCGACGGGTTCTTCAACTTACAGTAGTGGTGCGTCGTCGAGCGGGAAAATGGCGAGACGGGGAAGGAAGAAGCAGGTTGGTTTGAAGGTTGAGAAGGTGAGCATTGACGCTGTGGCTGTTCCTGTTGAGGTAGATTCGAGTGTTGGCTTGGAGGGCAAGAAAAGGTGTGCCTGGGTTACACCAAATACAG AACCATGTTATATTGCTTTTCATGACGAAGAGTGGGGAGTTCCTGTTCACGATGACAA GAAACTGTTTGAGTTGCTCAGCTTCTCTGGAGCCTTGGCGGAACTCTCATGGCCCACCATTCTTGGAAAAAGGCAGCTATTTCG GGAAGTATTTTTGGACTTTGATCCATGTGCTGTTTCAAGAATGAATGAGAAAAAGACAGTTGTACCCGGAAGTCCTGCCAGCTCATTGCTGTCAGAGCTCAGGCTACGATCCATAATTGAAAATGCACGTCAGATGTGTAAG GTAACAGAGGAGTTTGGGTCCTTTGACAACTACATTTGGAACTTTGTGAACAATAAGTCTATAGTCAATCAATTCCGGTACCCTCGCCAGGTACCTGCCAAATCTCCGAAAGCAGAATTCGTAAGTAAAGACCTCGTAAAGAGAGGGTTTAGGAGCGTGGGACCGACAGTCATCTACACTTTCATGCAAGTGGCTGGTCTAACAAATGACCACCTTATCAGTTGCTTCAGATTCAAGGAGTGTATCTTCTCCAAAGCAGAGGCAGAAGACAAAGAGATCAGCTCCCTCAACTCTAAGGTCAAAGAGAAGGCAAATGAGGATCCCACCAATGTCGGTCTGATGCTAGCTGTGAACAAGTTGAGTTTCTCCTCTTAG